The sequence TCAATATGTGTATACCTTAACTTAAATTCATTTTCTCCATTGAAAGAAACCAAGAACAATAATGAATGGAGTCCATGAATGGAGTCCATAACAAGAAATAATTCAACTTATATGTTCTCGAgtgaaaaataattatatttttatgttaaaTTCCAGGTATATAAAtgtaacttttttttatatttaggtaCGGTTTGATTAAAGTTAAACACTAAAGCAACGTGAATAGGCAGCTAAAGCTACTTAAGCTTTGGGATGgcttaaatattaaatgtaaGTAAATAATATGTTATATAACATCATTAGTTAGcatacactttttaaaaagtaaaaatatcttcttaaaaaaaatttttaatattaaaataggagaaataattttaaatggcttgtcattttgaaattttacgtaaaattcattttctaaaatataacTATTGACatttaaaagatataatttaATCATAAAAGATTAGTTGTTATGGTACATACATACTTAAGTATGAGTTCCTTCAATTCTATCATAGAAGTTCTATGGTTCATTTTTCATGACTGAGTTGACAAGGCTCCACTGTACCATAATTGCTGTTGGTCTTTCACCTTTGCCACTGTCGGCGCACTAACTGTAAACGATGTTTTCTCGATGAAGCTCAACTGCAGGCAGTCACACATGCACACGTGCACGCGCACAGGTGCAAGGACACTCACCTGGACACATACCAGCGCACCCAAGGAAGTGTGCGTGTGTGGGACCTCGTTTCTCAGCAGGAGGTTTGTTTTCCACCTAGCCACTAATGTCTTTTTCTTGCTCTTTTTTTGCCGACCGCCCACTTGGCCTTTGGCACTTTGTCAATGCGCAAACAAAAACGAATTGCACACAGGATTATCGAGGAACACACATACGCACAGGTGCGCCCACTGTCCCACTCACCTTTTGCTTTGCATTTCATGGCTGCCCATGGCTTTTATTCCTTAATCAAACAGCAGGAGGCCCAACAAAGAGTGACTTCAAGGAAATAAAAGAAATCATTTTTGTGGTGCTATAAAAAACACCATAATAGTTTTTCAGAACACAAGTTACATCGCTGTTGTTGATTTACGGTCGATTTGTATTCTTAGAACTTAATGGAGTGGTTCCTGTGTATGTCTATAAagtcaaacaattttttatgaCAGGCCTAAACTTCCTATAGTAAAAAGTAACTATTTGTGTAGAACTGTCTGGCGGCAATAGTATATATTTTCTAGTCCAAAATGGAAGAGGATCATGTGGTTAACATTGCGGTTCCGGAGAAGAAGCCATGTGGCGGAATCCAACCGCCGCCCATTTACCAGAAACTGATGGTGGAGAACCTGACCATGATCCGACCGCCCATCCTGAAGATCTACTACTGGGAGAGCTTTGACATCGCTGGGTGAGATAGATATTAAGTAGACTCGAAGCTATATCCTCACTACTTCTTTTTCCGCTTTATAGCCTGAATAGAAAGCTGCGCTCCAACCGCGTAGAGCACGAGCACACATTTTCGGTCCCCATCCGCCAGATCCACAGTCACCCCTTGAAAATGGTCTTTTGGCTGCGTAACCTCTCTCCAAAGAATGCCACTTTGACCCTTAAACGAATCCAGAACTGCCACTGCCAGCCTCTCCAGACCCAAGTTGGATTTAATCAGTTCCGCCAGCTATTCCACTGCCCGCATCGCAGACTGCTCCACATCAATCAGGAGATCCTAGCCATCAAGCCAGACGAGGTGGTAGCCTTAACAGTCACCGCCTTTTTCTTCCTCTATGGCGAACATCTGCTTACCTACGAAGTTCAGTAAGTCATCACAGATGAATAAAGATACATAATATTTCTAGTAACTAACTAactaattttttaattcatttcagTACCGAAGACAAACGCAAGTTTCTTTGGCACTTTCACCTGGAGATCTCATCCTTCGACCCCGAGAAGTGTCTGCTTTCCAAAGAGCTGGTGCCagtaaacataaaaaactatTACCATACAACGCAGCCTTTGTGGGTCCAGAATATCACGATGTCCCACTTGTCGTTCTCGTTCGCTTCAAGGGATCGGGGCCTCAAACTGCTCAATATGAATCTCACCGTTCCACGACAGAGTGTGTGGCCCCTCCTGGTGGACTATCGACCACTGGACTACGAAAATGAGGTATACTTTagaatttgttatttgttaaattgtgGTATTATGTCTTATGCATTTTTAACAGGCAGAAATTATCATGTCCTTTGATAATGTCAAGGCTCGCTACAAGATCAAGGCTCGAGGTGTCCTGGCAGACGAAAAGGAGCAAACGGATATGCCTTTGAAAGAACGCGAATGTGCGGACTTCCTTAATGTAATCTATCCCAATAGGTTGAGTTTTGAGGTCTGCCTGCGGGAAGATCGGACGCAACTGGTCAATGTCCACAACTACGGACAGAAGTGCATGGAGTTCCGCTGGCAGAGGTAAGATATACTTGAATTCATCAACTTAGTTAGGTTTAACTTATATCCGTTTCAGTTACATAATCAACGAGTTCTTCTCGGTAGTGTTCAATCCACCCATTTTCCGGCTCAAGGGCCATCACTCCAAGCTGTGCGAGATCAAGGTGTCCGTGTTCGAGCGACTGGTGCACTTCCGGCGCATTCCCATCGTGTTGGAGGTGCACCGCATCCTCGACCGCGCCACCCTCATCGCCAAGCAGGAACTAGAGGAGGTCGAATCCATCGACGACCCAAAGTGGAAGGAGGACAGCTATGTGGAGCACGTATATCTGCACCTGAACATCCGCAGCACTTTGAAGCCCGCTCTGGACACCTCCGAGGAACTGGAGCCCGGAGATAGAATTGATCCCACGGCAGGTCCTGAGCCATGCTCACAATTTGGTGCTGGAGCAGGCGGGGGAATAGGGTCGGGAGACGGTCCTGCGCCACCAGCTCCGCAATCCGAAGAGCAACGAAAGGAGGCCGAACGCAAGGAGCTGATCTCCCGACTGGTGGCCAAGAGCAAGCTCAACTCCAACGAGGTCATCGAACTGAGCATGGCCATCGACCAACGGATCACCATTTTCGAGAAGCTCTTCTGGAAGTATCTCAGCAAGTCCAAGTTCATGCGCATCAGCGCGGAACGCAAGCGGCAGAAGTTGGTGAAGACCTACGAGCAAGTAATAGCGCCCAATGACACAATTCCTCCGGAGACAACCACGGAAATTGATAGAAAGTAAGTAAATGGTTGGACCCTTTATAACCAACTGTACAGGCCAAATAACAAAGTATTTTATAAATAGTTTGGAATATGACTTAAGATTACTGTAAACTACGGTTAAAGTGCCCAAATTTACATTAACTATTtgtaattttataaaatgaaGATGTATATATTTAGTCAACATTTTATCCAACAAGTTACCTAGCACATTACAAATTTACTAATGTCTTCCCTATTTTGCAGCCATATAATCGATATAATGTCCAGACTGATGCAGGAGGCCATCAACGACTTGGCCAAGAACTGGGTCTTCATCCCGTCCCAGTACTACGAACGCAACCATTAAGTGCTCACGCCTTTAACTAAACGCATTTTCCCACCACCGATTCGAATGCAATCCATACCCTTTCCCTTGGTTTTTCTGGTCGGTTAATGCGTTGCATTCCATTTTGGGTTGTCTGCACCGCAAAATTT is a genomic window of Drosophila suzukii chromosome 2L, CBGP_Dsuzu_IsoJpt1.0, whole genome shotgun sequence containing:
- the LOC108021716 gene encoding uncharacterized protein, translating into MEEDHVVNIAVPEKKPCGGIQPPPIYQKLMVENLTMIRPPILKIYYWESFDIAGLNRKLRSNRVEHEHTFSVPIRQIHSHPLKMVFWLRNLSPKNATLTLKRIQNCHCQPLQTQVGFNQFRQLFHCPHRRLLHINQEILAIKPDEVVALTVTAFFFLYGEHLLTYEVHTEDKRKFLWHFHLEISSFDPEKCLLSKELVPVNIKNYYHTTQPLWVQNITMSHLSFSFASRDRGLKLLNMNLTVPRQSVWPLLVDYRPLDYENEAEIIMSFDNVKARYKIKARGVLADEKEQTDMPLKERECADFLNVIYPNRLSFEVCLREDRTQLVNVHNYGQKCMEFRWQSYIINEFFSVVFNPPIFRLKGHHSKLCEIKVSVFERLVHFRRIPIVLEVHRILDRATLIAKQELEEVESIDDPKWKEDSYVEHVYLHLNIRSTLKPALDTSEELEPGDRIDPTAGPEPCSQFGAGAGGGIGSGDGPAPPAPQSEEQRKEAERKELISRLVAKSKLNSNEVIELSMAIDQRITIFEKLFWKYLSKSKFMRISAERKRQKLVKTYEQVIAPNDTIPPETTTEIDRNHIIDIMSRLMQEAINDLAKNWVFIPSQYYERNH